One stretch of Pseudoramibacter sp. DNA includes these proteins:
- a CDS encoding uracil-DNA glycosylase family protein — protein sequence MTLEEIVEELKADPRNKTYTDRGVGPIMRINPKARILIVSQAPGRVVEETGISFNDKSGDKLRDWMGVDRDTFYSEKIGILPMDLYFPGKGKSGDLPPRKFIAREYHEKLLALMPEVKLKLLVGKYAVDYYLKGRTGKNLTETVRRFREYLPEALPIVHPSPLTLGWQKKNPWFEKDVLPELKERVQRILEA from the coding sequence ATGACGTTAGAAGAAATTGTCGAAGAACTGAAAGCGGACCCCCGCAATAAAACTTACACGGACCGCGGCGTCGGGCCGATCATGCGGATCAATCCCAAAGCGCGAATCTTGATCGTCAGCCAGGCCCCGGGCCGGGTCGTTGAAGAGACGGGAATTTCCTTTAACGACAAGTCCGGAGACAAGCTTCGGGACTGGATGGGCGTGGATCGGGACACGTTTTATTCTGAAAAAATCGGCATCCTGCCGATGGATCTCTATTTCCCGGGAAAAGGCAAATCCGGAGATCTGCCGCCGCGAAAATTTATCGCCAGGGAATACCACGAAAAGCTTCTCGCACTGATGCCCGAGGTCAAACTCAAGCTCCTCGTCGGCAAGTACGCGGTGGATTATTATTTAAAGGGCCGCACCGGGAAAAATCTGACGGAGACCGTGCGCCGCTTCCGGGAGTATCTGCCCGAAGCCCTGCCCATCGTCCACCCGAGTCCGTTGACTTTGGGCTGGCAGAAAAAGAACCCGTGGTTTGAAAAAGACGTGCTGCCGGAACTCAAAGAACGGGTTCAAAGGATTTTAGAGGCTTAA
- a CDS encoding helix-turn-helix domain-containing protein, which yields MRKLHQLTQEAVAEAVGVARQTVAKWEAGETMPDLEKSQALAELFDVSLDDLAHYVPEEHLGLNLPPKGKHLFGIVTVGDKGQIVIPAKARKCFDIHPGDQLVVLGDETQGLALMNSDHFLALADAVRRQMTDSSDQD from the coding sequence CTGAGGAAACTGCATCAGCTGACCCAGGAAGCCGTCGCCGAGGCGGTCGGCGTGGCGCGGCAGACCGTCGCGAAATGGGAAGCCGGCGAAACCATGCCGGATCTTGAAAAAAGCCAGGCCCTTGCGGAACTCTTCGATGTCTCCCTCGACGATTTGGCCCATTATGTGCCGGAAGAGCATTTGGGGCTGAACCTGCCGCCGAAGGGCAAGCACCTTTTTGGCATTGTGACCGTCGGGGACAAGGGCCAGATCGTCATTCCGGCGAAGGCGAGAAAATGCTTTGATATTCATCCGGGGGATCAGCTTGTGGTGCTTGGGGACGAAACCCAGGGCCTGGCGCTGATGAACTCGGATCATTTCCTGGCGCTGGCTGACGCGGTCAGGCGCCAAATGACAGACAGCTCAGACCAAGATTAA
- a CDS encoding acyltransferase family protein has product MMRKVYLDNIRWMTVLLVVLYHVFFIFSAVTPGMGLPFAKTQVQDGAVYVLYPWMMVLLFIVSGMSSRYFLERHTVREYLRARTRKLLVPSTVGLLIAGWLQGFINMSIAGALKPMLKAAPPPARYLILVVSGTGVLWFIQLLWLFSMFLALIRRFETGRLYAWTEKTNMPALLLLGIPVWLSGEILNTPVVSVYRFGIYGFAFLLGYFVFAHDAVIARLSRLRFPLIILAAVFGTLHVHLSFGSPYAVMPQVNSVSAVAYLWTAVLAVFAAMKAWGDQTNKICQFFNRRSFGIYVCHYLALSAAALALRTWTFLPALPCYLITAAAAFGGSLLLSEGIARIPFLRWGILGIKKEKQHV; this is encoded by the coding sequence ATGATGAGAAAAGTGTATTTGGACAATATTCGCTGGATGACGGTATTGCTGGTGGTGCTTTACCACGTGTTTTTTATTTTCAGCGCGGTGACGCCGGGCATGGGGCTGCCCTTTGCGAAGACGCAGGTGCAGGACGGGGCCGTGTACGTCCTCTACCCGTGGATGATGGTGCTGCTTTTTATCGTGTCGGGGATGAGTTCCCGGTATTTTTTAGAACGCCACACGGTGCGGGAATACCTCAGGGCGCGGACGCGGAAGCTCTTGGTGCCGTCGACGGTGGGGCTTCTCATCGCCGGCTGGCTTCAGGGCTTCATCAACATGTCTATTGCCGGGGCACTTAAGCCGATGTTAAAGGCGGCGCCGCCGCCTGCCCGGTATTTGATTCTCGTCGTGTCTGGTACAGGGGTGCTGTGGTTTATCCAGCTGCTGTGGCTGTTTTCGATGTTTTTGGCGCTGATTCGCCGTTTCGAAACGGGCCGGCTGTACGCGTGGACGGAAAAAACCAACATGCCGGCGCTGCTGCTCCTCGGCATTCCCGTGTGGCTGTCCGGCGAGATTCTGAACACGCCGGTCGTCTCGGTGTACCGCTTCGGCATTTACGGCTTTGCGTTTCTTCTCGGGTATTTCGTGTTTGCCCACGACGCCGTGATCGCGCGCCTGAGCCGTTTACGCTTCCCCTTGATCATATTGGCGGCAGTCTTCGGAACCCTTCATGTGCATTTATCTTTTGGCAGCCCCTACGCTGTCATGCCGCAGGTGAACAGCGTTTCGGCCGTGGCCTATCTGTGGACGGCGGTGTTGGCTGTCTTCGCTGCCATGAAAGCCTGGGGTGACCAGACGAATAAGATCTGCCAGTTTTTTAATCGGCGCAGTTTTGGCATTTATGTGTGCCATTATCTCGCCTTGTCGGCGGCAGCTTTAGCCCTTCGGACTTGGACGTTTCTGCCGGCTTTGCCTTGTTATTTGATCACGGCAGCGGCTGCTTTCGGCGGAAGTTTGCTCTTATCGGAAGGGATTGCCAGAATCCCGTTTCTCAGATGGGGGATTTTAGGGATCAAGAAGGAGAAGCAGCATGTTTAA
- a CDS encoding type 1 glutamine amidotransferase domain-containing protein, whose protein sequence is MKKVIALVSEDFEDLELWYPTLRLREAGVQVDLAAEKPGTYHGKYGVPCEVTLSFKDLSADDYDGILVPGGWAPDKLRRFPEVLELVKKMDEQNKVIGEICHAGWVLASADILMGRTVTSTPGIKDDMRHAGATWVDEAVVIDGNIVSGRRPPDLPQYAKAFLDVLMKQA, encoded by the coding sequence ATGAAAAAAGTAATAGCACTGGTCAGTGAAGATTTTGAAGATTTGGAATTGTGGTATCCGACGCTTAGGCTTCGCGAGGCGGGCGTTCAGGTCGATCTCGCGGCGGAAAAGCCGGGGACGTACCACGGGAAATACGGCGTGCCTTGCGAAGTGACGCTGTCTTTTAAAGATTTAAGCGCGGACGATTACGACGGGATTCTCGTTCCTGGCGGCTGGGCGCCGGACAAGCTCAGACGGTTTCCGGAAGTCCTTGAACTGGTGAAAAAGATGGACGAACAGAACAAGGTGATCGGCGAAATCTGCCATGCCGGCTGGGTGCTGGCTTCAGCAGACATTTTAATGGGCCGCACGGTCACGAGCACCCCGGGCATCAAAGATGACATGCGCCACGCGGGCGCGACCTGGGTGGATGAAGCCGTGGTGATCGACGGCAACATTGTGTCCGGCAGACGCCCGCCGGATCTGCCCCAGTATGCGAAGGCTTTTCTCGACGTGCTGATGAAGCAGGCATAA
- a CDS encoding M20/M25/M40 family metallo-hydrolase: MVLREGLSQPASEGLTIHLIGTPCHASAPEQGRNPAFVIAHLIERVEAIAKRPYATLVFCTVVNVVVGTKDFGISAGEGELSVTLRAEDERDMQGIEQELRQYAEDLADRDGFQVDFEIHDYFPETRNHTKNLQKVREAAKKTGHPVIEMPDLWHASEDFGYYLKAMPGAIFYIGTGENYPPLHTEHYDFNDAILKTARDMFLALI, from the coding sequence ATCGTCCTCCGGGAGGGCCTGAGCCAGCCGGCGTCCGAAGGCCTGACGATTCACCTGATCGGGACGCCGTGCCACGCCAGTGCGCCGGAGCAGGGGCGCAACCCCGCTTTTGTCATTGCCCATCTCATCGAGCGGGTCGAGGCCATTGCGAAGCGGCCCTATGCGACGCTGGTGTTCTGCACCGTCGTCAACGTCGTGGTGGGCACCAAAGACTTCGGTATCTCCGCCGGGGAAGGGGAACTGTCCGTCACCCTCCGGGCCGAAGACGAACGGGACATGCAGGGCATCGAACAGGAACTGCGCCAGTATGCCGAAGATCTGGCAGACCGGGATGGCTTTCAAGTTGATTTCGAGATTCACGACTATTTCCCTGAAACCCGCAACCACACGAAAAATCTTCAGAAAGTCCGGGAAGCGGCGAAGAAGACCGGCCATCCCGTCATCGAAATGCCCGACCTGTGGCATGCCTCCGAAGATTTCGGCTATTACCTCAAGGCGATGCCCGGGGCGATTTTCTACATCGGAACCGGCGAAAATTATCCGCCCCTGCACACGGAACATTACGACTTTAACGACGCGATTTTGAAAACGGCGCGGGATATGTTCCTCGCGCTGATCTAA
- a CDS encoding M20/M25/M40 family metallo-hydrolase, with the protein MKEQCRDENLEEIVALRHALHRHPELSGRENWTKAHLMAFITDRTDLEIVDKGTWFYALYMPEAENQRPIAFRADMDALPIDEAPTLPYASEVPGVSHRCGHDGHSAALAALAVAVSQRPQPFQRKIYLVFQPAEETGQGVPKTASSSGRA; encoded by the coding sequence ATGAAAGAACAATGCCGAGATGAAAATTTAGAGGAGATTGTTGCTCTGCGCCACGCCCTGCACCGGCATCCGGAGCTTTCGGGCCGGGAAAACTGGACAAAGGCGCACCTCATGGCCTTTATCACGGACCGCACAGATCTTGAGATCGTGGACAAGGGCACGTGGTTTTATGCCCTCTATATGCCAGAGGCTGAAAACCAGAGACCTATCGCCTTTCGGGCGGACATGGACGCCCTGCCCATTGACGAAGCTCCCACGCTGCCCTACGCTTCGGAAGTGCCCGGGGTTTCTCACCGCTGCGGCCACGATGGCCATTCGGCAGCCCTTGCGGCGCTCGCCGTCGCCGTCAGCCAGAGACCGCAGCCTTTTCAGAGAAAAATTTATCTGGTCTTTCAGCCGGCAGAAGAAACGGGACAGGGCGTCCCGAAAACAGCATCGTCCTCCGGGAGGGCCTGA
- a CDS encoding acyltransferase, with protein sequence MECTEESVDMRLMTPKERAEGQRQTELLFQLNHTLPFSEDYQKLLQELFGDNLGENSMIAPPINGSCVGTMKIGEDVYINSNLLAMARGGVTIEDHAQIAANVQLITNNHDPYDLQILTCRPILIKAYAWIGAGATVLPGVSIGRHAVVGAGAVVTKDVPDYGVAVGNPAKVIKTLDKQKFER encoded by the coding sequence ATGGAATGTACAGAAGAAAGCGTAGATATGCGGCTGATGACCCCGAAAGAGAGAGCAGAAGGGCAACGGCAGACCGAGCTTTTATTTCAGCTCAATCATACCCTGCCTTTTTCGGAGGATTATCAAAAACTGCTTCAAGAACTGTTCGGGGATAATCTCGGCGAAAACAGCATGATCGCACCGCCGATTAACGGGTCCTGCGTCGGGACGATGAAGATTGGGGAAGACGTTTATATCAATTCCAACCTGCTGGCCATGGCCCGTGGCGGTGTTACCATTGAGGATCACGCTCAAATTGCGGCCAACGTGCAGCTAATCACCAACAATCACGATCCCTACGATCTGCAGATTTTGACGTGCAGGCCGATTTTGATTAAAGCTTATGCCTGGATCGGCGCTGGCGCCACGGTGCTGCCCGGCGTCTCAATCGGCCGACACGCTGTTGTCGGTGCAGGCGCTGTGGTCACGAAAGACGTGCCGGATTATGGGGTTGCTGTCGGAAATCCGGCGAAAGTGATCAAAACGCTGGACAAACAAAAATTTGAAAGATAG
- a CDS encoding aldo/keto reductase, with protein MDHTFPEIKKYFGFGCMRLPMKDGEVDLDQMIQMTDLFLQNGFNYFDTAHGYLDGKSELALRDALTSRHKREDYILTDKLTDPYFHSEEDIRPFFENQLKWCGVDYFDFYLMHAQGAVNYEKFKRCRAYETAFELKKEGKIRHVGISFHDKAEVLDRILTDYPEIEIVQIQFNYLDYDDSSVESRKVYEVARKHHKPMLVMEPVKGGSLVNLPEEAQKIYDDLNHKNGTPHSNASYAIRFAAGFDGIRVVLSGMSTLAQMQDNIAYMKDFKPLSEAEQAAVRGVTKVFDSLEMIPCTACHYCVEENHCPKQIRIPDMFACFNKKKVFHDWNMDYYYGNVLTMEDHSKASDCIGCGGCERVCPQHLKIRELLKDVAGEFEKSAER; from the coding sequence ATGGATCATACCTTTCCTGAAATTAAAAAGTATTTTGGATTTGGCTGCATGCGCCTGCCCATGAAGGACGGCGAAGTGGATCTCGATCAGATGATTCAGATGACGGATCTGTTTCTTCAAAACGGGTTCAATTATTTTGACACAGCCCACGGCTATCTGGACGGCAAATCCGAGCTGGCCCTCCGCGATGCCCTGACCAGCCGCCACAAACGGGAAGATTATATCCTCACGGACAAGCTGACGGACCCGTATTTCCATTCCGAAGAAGATATCCGGCCTTTCTTTGAAAATCAGCTGAAGTGGTGCGGCGTCGATTATTTTGATTTCTATCTCATGCACGCCCAGGGCGCGGTCAATTATGAAAAGTTCAAGCGCTGCCGCGCCTACGAAACCGCCTTTGAATTGAAAAAAGAAGGGAAGATCCGCCACGTTGGCATTTCCTTCCACGACAAGGCTGAGGTGCTGGACCGGATTCTGACGGATTATCCGGAAATTGAGATCGTACAGATTCAGTTTAATTATCTGGATTACGACGATTCTTCGGTTGAAAGCCGCAAGGTTTACGAAGTCGCCCGGAAGCACCACAAGCCGATGCTCGTCATGGAACCGGTCAAAGGCGGGAGCCTCGTCAATCTGCCTGAGGAGGCCCAGAAAATTTATGACGATTTAAATCATAAGAACGGGACACCCCATTCCAACGCCAGCTACGCCATCCGGTTTGCGGCCGGTTTTGACGGCATCCGCGTCGTGCTGTCCGGCATGAGCACTTTGGCACAAATGCAGGACAATATCGCCTACATGAAGGATTTTAAGCCCCTTTCCGAAGCAGAACAGGCCGCAGTCCGCGGCGTGACCAAAGTGTTTGACAGCCTGGAAATGATTCCGTGCACGGCGTGCCACTACTGCGTGGAAGAAAATCACTGCCCGAAACAGATCCGGATACCGGATATGTTCGCCTGCTTCAACAAGAAAAAAGTATTTCATGATTGGAACATGGATTATTATTACGGCAATGTGCTGACGATGGAAGACCACAGCAAGGCCAGCGACTGCATCGGCTGCGGCGGCTGTGAACGCGTCTGCCCCCAGCATCTTAAAATCCGGGAGCTTTTGAAAGACGTGGCCGGCGAATTTGAAAAAAGTGCAGAAAGGTGA
- a CDS encoding MerR family transcriptional regulator: MTIHEVAEQYGISQDTLRYYERVHIIPKVTRTASGIRDYQEEDLKWVELAICMRKAGLPIESLIEYQKLFQEGDATIPARLTLLQNQMEILNQKKQQIEATMDRLAYKISRYEEAMKTGKLTWPEVNQNKGE; the protein is encoded by the coding sequence ATGACCATTCATGAAGTAGCAGAACAATACGGCATTTCCCAGGATACGCTTCGCTATTACGAGCGGGTGCACATCATTCCGAAAGTGACGCGAACTGCCAGCGGCATCCGGGATTACCAGGAAGAAGATCTCAAGTGGGTGGAACTGGCCATCTGCATGAGAAAGGCGGGGCTTCCCATTGAAAGCCTGATCGAATATCAAAAGCTTTTCCAGGAAGGCGATGCGACCATTCCAGCGAGACTTACGCTGCTTCAGAACCAAATGGAGATTTTAAATCAGAAAAAACAGCAGATTGAAGCCACTATGGATCGGCTGGCCTACAAAATCTCCCGCTACGAAGAAGCGATGAAAACCGGAAAACTGACCTGGCCCGAAGTGAATCAAAACAAAGGAGAATAA
- a CDS encoding protein-ADP-ribose hydrolase, translating into MDQNAAQAERLEYLTRVFIEDSDGYQNLALPDGEEDQRRLLRSLMNIRMPKPLSPEVLAVQDAYLKARNQEKGIIQIQDIPTIREQGSDHPNGDVISIWQGDITRLASDAIVNAANSQMLGCFVPMHTCIDNCIHTFAGVELRLACHRQMQTLREKYGKTYEQPTAVPMLTDGYNLPAAHVIHVVGPIVGNRLTPALEKDLSDCYQNVLDLCVENGLSTVAFCCLSTGVFRFPNDRACELAVKTVTDWLDAHPGKMKRVIFNVFKDEDKGLYEAELCCQN; encoded by the coding sequence ATGGACCAAAATGCAGCACAGGCCGAACGCCTTGAATATTTAACTCGGGTGTTTATTGAAGATTCGGACGGGTACCAGAACCTGGCCCTGCCCGACGGTGAAGAAGATCAAAGACGCCTTCTGCGCTCGCTCATGAACATCCGCATGCCGAAGCCGCTTTCGCCGGAAGTGCTGGCCGTGCAGGACGCTTATCTCAAAGCCAGAAATCAGGAAAAGGGCATTATCCAAATTCAGGACATTCCGACCATTCGGGAACAGGGGAGTGATCATCCAAACGGCGATGTGATTTCGATCTGGCAGGGGGATATCACACGGCTGGCTTCAGATGCGATTGTCAACGCCGCCAATTCCCAGATGCTGGGCTGTTTTGTGCCCATGCACACCTGCATCGACAACTGCATCCACACTTTCGCCGGGGTCGAACTGCGCCTGGCCTGCCACCGCCAGATGCAGACGCTCCGGGAAAAATACGGCAAGACCTACGAGCAGCCGACGGCGGTGCCGATGCTCACCGACGGTTACAATTTGCCCGCCGCTCACGTAATTCACGTTGTGGGGCCGATTGTGGGGAACCGTCTGACGCCGGCCCTTGAAAAGGATCTTTCTGACTGTTATCAAAACGTGCTGGACCTGTGCGTTGAAAACGGCCTTTCCACCGTGGCGTTCTGCTGCCTTTCCACCGGAGTTTTCCGTTTCCCCAACGACCGGGCCTGCGAGCTCGCGGTCAAAACCGTGACGGATTGGCTGGACGCACATCCGGGCAAAATGAAGCGCGTGATTTTCAACGTCTTTAAAGACGAAGACAAGGGGCTTTACGAAGCTGAACTGTGCTGCCAAAATTAG
- a CDS encoding TetR-like C-terminal domain-containing protein yields MKSIGGIYIENWYRSYLLTIFTTFYAHKKELLIIHKNGLSHLLLDVLDQCFKFDAFQGKIGSAQPFKAAYHIGGIYHNLLLWMNHGMQETPEQMCSIALSFMPEDSFTLLNVQ; encoded by the coding sequence GTGAAATCCATCGGTGGGATATACATCGAAAACTGGTACAGATCTTATCTTCTAACGATTTTCACGACGTTTTACGCCCATAAAAAAGAACTGCTGATCATTCACAAAAACGGGCTGTCCCATCTCCTGCTCGATGTGCTGGACCAGTGTTTTAAGTTCGACGCTTTTCAGGGGAAAATCGGTTCGGCCCAGCCGTTTAAAGCGGCCTATCATATCGGCGGCATTTACCACAACTTGCTGCTGTGGATGAACCACGGCATGCAGGAAACGCCGGAGCAGATGTGCAGTATCGCCCTGTCCTTTATGCCCGAAGATTCCTTTACGCTGCTCAACGTCCAATAA
- a CDS encoding ferredoxin produces MKYKVNDSCIGCGLCEGTCPEVFHMTDAGTAEAIDAEVPAECEDAAAEAMDGCPVGAIEEA; encoded by the coding sequence ATGAAGTACAAAGTCAACGACAGTTGTATTGGATGCGGGCTCTGCGAAGGCACCTGCCCGGAAGTGTTCCACATGACCGACGCAGGAACGGCAGAAGCTATCGACGCGGAAGTGCCGGCAGAATGCGAAGACGCAGCGGCAGAAGCCATGGACGGCTGCCCCGTCGGCGCCATCGAAGAAGCGTAA
- the eno gene encoding phosphopyruvate hydratase, which yields MRDALKIIKVYGREILDSRGNPTVEAEVTLADGTAARGASPSGASTGEFEALELRDGDPTKFGGKGVSKAVANINEKIAPALIGADASDTYAVDQIMIDLDGTEDKSNLGANAILAVSIAAARAAAKALGLPLYKFFGGVNANTLPVPMMNILNGGAHASNSVDTQEFMIMPAGAKSFKEGLRWSAEVFHALQALLKQEGQTTAVGDEGGFAPNFKSDEDTIEHILQAIRDAGYEPGQDFVLAMDAAASEWKSPKGKGYYHQPKSDRDYTSEELIEHWKRLVEKYPIYSIEDGLDEEDWEGWQKMTAVLGDKVQLVGDDLFVTNTKRLKKGIELGAGNAILIKLNQIGSVSETLDAIKMAQNAGMRAIVSHRSGETEDTTIADLAVALNAGEIKTGAPSRSERVAKYNQLLRIEEVLGGAAVYPGKSAFNFK from the coding sequence ATGAGAGATGCATTAAAAATAATCAAAGTATACGGCCGGGAAATCCTCGATTCCAGAGGCAACCCCACAGTTGAAGCGGAAGTGACCCTGGCAGACGGCACCGCCGCCAGAGGCGCGTCCCCGTCCGGGGCTTCCACCGGCGAATTCGAAGCCCTGGAACTGCGCGACGGCGATCCGACGAAATTTGGCGGCAAAGGCGTCTCCAAGGCGGTGGCCAATATCAACGAAAAGATTGCGCCGGCTTTAATCGGCGCCGACGCTTCGGACACCTACGCCGTCGATCAAATCATGATCGATTTGGACGGCACGGAAGACAAATCCAATCTCGGGGCCAACGCGATTCTGGCGGTGTCCATTGCGGCGGCCAGAGCGGCGGCGAAGGCCCTGGGGCTGCCCCTTTACAAATTCTTTGGCGGCGTGAACGCCAACACCCTGCCGGTGCCGATGATGAATATTTTAAACGGCGGCGCCCACGCGTCCAATTCCGTGGACACCCAGGAATTCATGATCATGCCCGCCGGGGCGAAGAGCTTTAAAGAAGGGCTCCGCTGGTCTGCCGAAGTGTTCCACGCCCTGCAGGCTTTGTTAAAGCAGGAAGGCCAGACCACGGCCGTGGGCGATGAAGGCGGCTTTGCCCCGAACTTTAAAAGCGACGAAGACACCATTGAACATATCCTTCAGGCGATTCGCGACGCCGGCTATGAACCGGGTCAAGATTTTGTGCTGGCCATGGATGCGGCAGCCTCTGAATGGAAAAGTCCGAAGGGCAAAGGATATTATCATCAGCCCAAATCCGACAGGGACTATACGTCCGAAGAGCTGATCGAACACTGGAAACGTCTGGTCGAAAAATATCCGATCTATTCCATCGAAGACGGGCTGGACGAAGAAGACTGGGAAGGCTGGCAGAAGATGACCGCCGTTCTCGGCGATAAAGTCCAGCTGGTCGGCGATGACCTCTTCGTGACCAACACGAAGCGCCTGAAAAAAGGCATCGAACTCGGCGCGGGCAACGCCATTCTGATCAAGCTTAACCAAATCGGTTCGGTCAGCGAAACCCTGGACGCCATTAAGATGGCCCAGAACGCGGGGATGCGCGCCATCGTCTCCCATCGCTCCGGTGAAACCGAAGACACCACTATCGCCGATCTGGCCGTCGCCCTGAATGCCGGCGAAATCAAAACCGGTGCGCCGTCCCGGTCGGAACGGGTGGCAAAATACAACCAACTGCTGCGCATTGAAGAAGTCCTCGGCGGCGCAGCGGTGTACCCGGGGAAAAGCGCGTTTAATTTTAAATAA
- a CDS encoding DUF542 domain-containing protein yields the protein MITKNMTLAEVVRDYPQTIPYLNELHLDYCCGGHEAIAKLVKEKNLDEAKLLEKLNAIASRPAQNSQSSEDIEAFEKLSILEMIESLESTHHVTERKMMGEVEVGLNRMLLAHYANHGKEITWLHHQFALLKADLEEHFAKEERFTFPHMTSHMTPSAEDVAYVKELEDEHTTAGDIIKAIEEETHHFTLPADACNTYKYTFQVMEQLFKDIFIHIFKENSVLFPEYYELGA from the coding sequence ATGATTACAAAAAATATGACTTTAGCTGAAGTGGTTCGGGATTATCCCCAGACCATCCCATATTTAAATGAACTGCATCTGGATTACTGCTGCGGCGGGCACGAAGCCATCGCCAAGTTGGTGAAAGAAAAAAATCTCGACGAAGCAAAACTGCTTGAAAAATTAAACGCCATCGCGTCCCGTCCGGCTCAGAACAGCCAGAGCAGTGAAGATATCGAAGCTTTTGAAAAGCTCTCGATTCTTGAAATGATTGAAAGCCTGGAATCGACTCACCACGTGACGGAACGGAAAATGATGGGCGAAGTCGAAGTCGGATTAAACCGGATGCTCCTCGCCCATTACGCCAACCACGGGAAAGAAATCACCTGGCTGCACCATCAGTTTGCGCTGTTGAAGGCCGATCTCGAAGAACACTTTGCCAAAGAAGAACGGTTCACGTTTCCGCACATGACGTCCCATATGACGCCGTCAGCGGAAGACGTCGCCTACGTGAAAGAACTGGAAGATGAACACACCACGGCCGGCGATATCATCAAGGCCATCGAAGAAGAAACTCATCACTTCACGCTTCCGGCTGACGCGTGCAACACGTACAAATACACGTTCCAGGTCATGGAACAGCTTTTCAAAGATATCTTTATTCATATCTTTAAAGAAAATTCGGTGCTTTTCCCTGAATATTACGAATTAGGAGCCTAA
- a CDS encoding 2-hydroxyacid dehydrogenase, whose translation MKVAFFDTKPYDKPSFEHYGKEHDIQFKFLETKLTPDTVELAKGSDAVCVFVNDTVNAEVIDKLDTYGIKMVALRCAGYNNVDVEHAFGKIHVTHVPAYSPYAVAEHAAALLLTSVRRIHKAYNRTREFNFSLSGLTGFVLHGKTVGVIGTGRIGRLFIDICKGFGMHVIAYDKFPAKDSSIEYVSLDELFERSDIISLHCPLTEETKHVINQDAINKMKKGVVILNTSRGALIDAQALLEGLKDRKVGAACLDVYEEEADIFFEDRSNHILNDDVLSQLISMPNVIVTSHQAFLTKEALDNIAETTVNNLLSFYEKDGVCDNELCYHCNRIEECKKDRAERCF comes from the coding sequence ATGAAAGTTGCATTTTTTGATACGAAACCCTACGACAAACCTTCGTTTGAACATTACGGAAAAGAACACGATATTCAATTTAAATTTTTAGAAACCAAACTGACGCCGGATACGGTGGAACTGGCAAAAGGCTCGGACGCGGTCTGTGTTTTCGTAAACGACACAGTGAATGCAGAAGTGATCGACAAGCTCGACACCTACGGCATCAAGATGGTCGCCCTGCGCTGCGCAGGCTACAACAACGTCGATGTGGAACACGCCTTTGGCAAAATCCACGTGACCCACGTGCCGGCGTATTCGCCCTACGCGGTGGCGGAACACGCGGCAGCCCTGCTGCTCACGTCGGTCCGCCGGATTCACAAGGCTTACAACCGGACCCGGGAATTCAATTTCTCTTTAAGCGGCCTGACGGGCTTCGTCCTCCACGGCAAAACTGTCGGGGTGATCGGCACCGGCCGGATTGGCCGGCTCTTTATCGACATCTGCAAAGGCTTTGGCATGCACGTGATCGCCTACGACAAATTCCCGGCGAAGGACAGCAGCATTGAGTACGTCTCTTTGGATGAACTTTTTGAGAGAAGCGACATCATCTCCCTGCACTGCCCGCTGACAGAAGAAACCAAACACGTCATCAACCAAGACGCGATCAATAAGATGAAAAAAGGCGTCGTGATTTTGAACACGTCCCGAGGGGCCCTCATCGACGCACAAGCCCTTCTCGAAGGCCTCAAGGACCGGAAAGTCGGCGCGGCCTGCCTGGACGTTTACGAAGAAGAAGCGGACATCTTCTTTGAAGACCGTTCGAACCATATTTTAAACGACGACGTCCTCAGCCAGCTGATCTCCATGCCAAACGTCATCGTCACGTCCCATCAGGCGTTCCTCACGAAAGAAGCCCTGGACAACATCGCCGAAACGACGGTGAACAATCTCTTGAGCTTCTACGAAAAAGACGGCGTCTGCGACAACGAACTCTGCTACCACTGCAACCGCATCGAAGAATGCAAAAAAGACCGGGCAGAGAGATGCTTTTAA